cctctcgagcagcaattcaatgtacaaatgacaggttggctgtgacacaaaacagcagcttaaggaagatgtaaagccaagcaaaaatataccccccccccctcccccactcTCCTTAACCCTTAACCCTTAACTCCCAGAATGGTAGCCAACATTTCGGCCACATCAAGGAGTATGGTGGCATGGTATTTATCGCAAGTCCTATCCCAAACCAAAAAAGCCGATCAACTATTGCAAGTCGCAGCTCTGCCCAGGGAAAGTACGTCACCTGACCTGTGATTCAATCCACGTTCCCCATTCACCCGCTCGCGGGGTATTTTCGGATCCATGGGATCCTTCGTCTTTActgaccagcagcagcagcagcagccggggctGCAGGTCCCCCCCGAAGGTTCCACCGACAAGAATGGACTCAATGCGATGCCCTTCCTAGGCCAAAtccacaccagtcctctgctgtCCCGCCCAATGGGTCCAATAGGTCACGCTCACCCCCCCACCTTCCCTCCGATGGGGGATTCAGATGGGTGAGCGGCAGTAGCCCAGACTCCCCTTCCCCCCAGGACATAACTTACCCCCGGCTCCCCTGCAGATTTAATGCTGTGCCACAGATGGCTTCGATGGGACCACCGCCCGTGTTGAGCTCCCTCTGGACAGGCGGCGCTTCTCCGGACAGCCGCGGAGACTACTACGACGACCCCCACGAAGAGTATTCCGACTGccgctacgagggcgactacgagggcgactactcgatgcccaccgaggaggaccaagaggaggagtcgtgctcctgtcagagccagacctgtcagagccagagcgagttcaGATCGATA
Above is a genomic segment from Drosophila miranda strain MSH22 chromosome Y unlocalized genomic scaffold, D.miranda_PacBio2.1 Contig_Y3_pilon, whole genome shotgun sequence containing:
- the LOC117194800 gene encoding uncharacterized protein LOC117194800 is translated as MGSFVFTDQQQQQQPGLQVPPEGSTDKNGLNAMPFLGQIHTSPLLSRPMGPIGHAHPPTFPPMGDSDGFNAVPQMASMGPPPVLSSLWTGGASPDSRGDYYDDPHEEYSDCRYEGDYEGDYSMPTEEDQEEESCSCQSQTCQSQSEFRSIERTESYSEVSPLESLGAVVLSTMQPHLIQRMVALYHLVLETAVVKVVLLVLQLLCCAVFWLVEKTVGFNETVCSSRHRLWNSKFKLRTIQRQLLWRMANARGDETLVFFAVLMTS